A single window of Lytechinus variegatus isolate NC3 chromosome 8, Lvar_3.0, whole genome shotgun sequence DNA harbors:
- the LOC121420709 gene encoding pterin-4-alpha-carbinolamine dehydratase-like — translation MRFIRTFARMASEAKRVKLSGDDRSQKLSALTAAGWKEVEGRDAIQKEFTFGNFNQAFGFMTRVALKAETMNHHPEWFNVYNRVDITLSTHDVGGLSDNDINMANFIEKAATTSA, via the exons ATGCGTTTTATACGAACTTTTGCAAGGATG GCATCTGAAGCAAAGCGGGTGAAGCTGAGCGGAGATGATCGGTCTCAGAAGCTCTCTGCCTTGACAGCTGCAGGATGGAAGGAAGTAGAAGGCCGGGATGCCATCCAGAAAGAATTCACTTTTGGGAACTTCAATCAG GCCTTTGGTTTCATGACCCGTGTGGCGCTCAAGGCAGAGACCATGAACCACCACCCAGAATGGTTCAACGTCTACAACCGTGTGGACATCACGCTCAGCACTCATGACGTCGGTGGGCTGTCCGATAACGACATCAACATGGCCAATTTCATCGAGAAGGCGGCGACGACGTCAGCCTAG